The genomic window TTAAACCCAGTAACCTTCCCTCTAACCCTAGCAACAACACCAACCTTCACCATTTCCGCAGATCTCGCAGCAGCATCAGCAAGAAGACAAAGATCCTGTGGACTACGACGTCGAGCTAGATGAGGAGAAGTCATGTGATTCAGCCAGAGGATACAAGGGATGCAGCCGGTTCCGTCGTCGATTGCGAAACGGAGGAATTTAGCGGGTTTGTGATCGCGGAGGACGATTGTTCCTAGGGTTTCTGCGCGGGTGATTGGGATTAATTTGCGGGTGAAGGGGTAGTCTGGGGAAGATGGTGGTGTTAGGGTTAGGAAATCGAAAGCGAGAAGCTTGACGTGTGCGTTGTGTAGTGAGATTGGGATTGGATTGTTGTTTTGCTGCATTTTGGGGTTTCTGAATTTGCTCTGTTTTTTCTGTGTGTTGAGGAAGATAgttaaaattggtcaaaatggTTTGGGAAATATAATaaggtttttatttttggtgggAAATGATAGTGATAGACATGCTTATAGCgggattttttcaaaaaacaaaaagaagtaaaaaaaaataaaaataaataaataacatgaatataaatcataaaatcataaatagtaagtttgtgtaaaatttttattttcattaaaatgTATAAAGTCAATGTCCGAGAATTGAACAAAATGAACTATTTCACTTTTTgactaaatcattttttaaatagaatgcttgAAAGCACGGAGAGAGTCAGATAGTAAGTTAAACAAGGTTGTGTGATACTGTGTAATATATGTCAGCTTATAACCACAACCTTTTTTCTCTACCGTTGTACATTCAATaagtttttttaaagaaatttgtgtattcaattttttaaagagGATGCGGCGATGGAGTAcgaacaacatcatcatcatcaaactgTTTCAACGCAAATAAACtttgtttattgtttaataaACTTTGTTAGCCCAAGGAAATATTGAATTCCAACTTTGTTATTTTTTCCTGGGGCTGCTTCACCTGACCTAATGTTCCTTTCCCTACGGCTGCTTCACAGAGGGTCTCTTCTTTGAAGCTGAGAGCGATTCAACAAAAGAGGGGCTTTGAGATTCAACAACAGAGAGCGATTCAATCACATAGAACGATTCAATCACATAGAACGATTCAACAATAGAGAGCGATTCAACAACCGATGAAGGGCAATTCAAAATATTGCGATTAAACTGAGAGCGTTTCAACAATTGCGATTAACTAAGAGGTTGTGATTCAACAAATTACGATTCAACAATTCCATGACTTGATTCAACACCTCTTCCTCACGCGATTTCTTTAATACTGTTGAGTCCTTCTTTATCGCGGTGATTTGCGATCTGTGATATGGTTTACCTGAAGAGTTATTTCTTTCACCGCTACGCATCGATGGTGATGCTTCTCTGCTCTGTTAACCACTAGTCACTATCCCTGCTTGGACCGTGAGTTTCGCCGCCGTCACTCTGCTCCCGCTGACTTTCTCTAATCGCAGATCTTCCCTGTTTGTCAGCCTCGTCTATTAGCTTTGTTTTTGCTGGATATCATCCTCGTTGCTTTTTACTTTGTCTGGGTTACATAACAAACTTAGTAATTCAAAATTTAGCGAGTTTCCCGGTGCTCTGCTAAGGTTTGGGTATCTCTCCACTCTGTGAGAGTTTCTGTGGGATCTTTGTATCGTTGACAACCTGTTGCTCtctattttttggtttattgcTTGTGTACTAATAATATGGAAGGGATTAACTTGGATAACCTTAATATTGAGGAGGAGGCTTTGAATTTCGACCTGGAGGAAAATTCTGATGAACAATTCGATGTTAATCTCTACTTGGTGGGCCACTTCATTCATGATAGGCCTATTAAATTCAATAGTATGAAGGCGCGGTTGGCTGATGTTTGGCGACCGGTGAAGAGTATGGTTGTGAAGGAAGCCACACAGGGTTTATACTTATTCCAATTTTTTCATCCCCTAGATGTGGAGGAGGTTATCAAGGGAGGGTCTTGGCTTTATGATAACTTCACTTTGGTTATTGAAAGCATGAAGATAGGTGTGGCTTTACATGATATCCCTCTTTATCATGTTAATTGTTGGGTGCAAATCCATAACGTCCCTGTTGGTATGATGATTGAGAAGGTGAGGAGGGGTCTTGCTAATTACATTGGGGAGTTTGTGGAGTATGACAAAAACAACAATACAAgctgatgacaaatcgtcacactctctattccatgcctattttagcaacattagatacattttagtaggtttttagcaataaatatgagagaaatctaaccattagcttgattacttattttgcaagaaaacaggaaaaactgcaggaaatgaaggattttcactacgctgggggcgtagcctatcacgcgccgcgtgatggagctcacagggagccaagatttccactctgatcacgcgcggcgtgatacttgaccacgcgcggcgtgaagctttgttcaggaactgggttgctctctgacttgatcacgcgcggcgtagctttgaccacgcgcggcgtgaagtcttgattgaagaagaagtttgcctctgacttgatcacgcgccgcgtgattctgttatcacgcgcggcataGTGATGGagttgcaaccacgcgcggcgtggtagatctggcgcgcggcgtggttgccttctgtatatatattttctgcataattctgttttcgggttggaaaattctgcaactttttactacattctggtcttggaacttgaagatcgtgattcaacactccagtggagagctctaagcgcatcagatcatggattcacgagccgtggcgatgaagcgaggaagcgtacgaagaacgatgaggagctaaactccttcggaggtagaatctaggtagtttaggatgtagttcattgaatgtaacctgcaattgtgtaagatcatactctctttatagtgttcattcaattcaagtctgtttctaatgctttacgatccttcattagtgttgtaatgattttgagttaagtcacgtgcgagagtattgatttaatgtctgaactgaattgtattgagcactcgagtgtctccggtcgagagattgaggcatagagtgtagcgaacgattgacgcgcgttaatatcattcgttgtaggtagcttccgcccgagagatcgggggagtatcgacaacgaatagagtggattttgacaagagattgcgattcactaatttgtcgatctagttgtgaacacttgagtagatcttatgacattgtaggttgcatgcggttagctatagactagatgatcccgatgattctacctcgctttttcCACCATatcaagcacattttctagcaattcattactcaacatacccccaatttatgtgtattttctgtataatgtctatgaacacgattcgactagtttgatcacacaatccctgtggatcgatatttttattactacgtgattttcgtgcacttgcgaaatttatcatcaagtttttggcgccgttgccggggattgtgattgattcgacaaggcgatagtgttcatatttttctgtgttttccttatttttctgttttataatttttctaccggagcgttctacttgtgtgtttcattgtgcatgcggagaacaggtccaattAAGCTGGATTTCGATTCTGAAATTGAGACAGCAGCACGAGCAAATCGTAAGGAGGAAGGAAGatatgtttgaatcatacaatcaagaggcactcttaactagttgcaagttcaataatgtctttctacaaatcattaccaaacaactagaagctcaatgtatggtgcaagcaacctctcaaaataatcctcatttcaacaccttcaatcttggagtgaagaatcacatgaattgttcttatggagctaatctgaatcaagcatttcctcaagatcaacattttgaagatcaccttgaatcttttgaagatactcttatcttagccatgaagatgactcaaggaaattttgaggtgatgaaggcaaaccaagaagtgtcaagcaaacgtcatgaagcctccatcaaaaatctcgaaaaccaaatgggtcaattagcaaggcaagtctcttctctacaaactcaaagtggtttttgtgGAAACACCACGGATTCTCAtaatgaaagttgtaattccattaatttgaggagtatagaagtttcatcaccggaagtagtggagaatcctaagaaggatgagagtagaaatggtgtagttgaaaagatgagggaGGATGTAgttgaagagagaagagaaaataagaaagaagaaaaaaaggaagaaaaagcttatgagggtgaagttgaaaagagagtggagaatgagtctagtgccaagaaaggcaaggaacctcttgtgaagggccccaagtttcaagttccttcaccatatgctagaatgccttatcctaggatgaagaAGGTCAATaaccaagaccttgaattttgtggagtggtatccgaatgcttcaaagtggaagtgctagaggaagtggtaaaagatgagaaagaagaagagtgggataatgagattgaaatatttcttcaaaacttggatacccccctagaagaggagaaagagccaaaagcgataaaaaagccaccggaattgaaagaacttcctcctaaatggaaatatgtgtttttgggtggcgactctaggaaacccgtgatcataagtgatttgctcactccactagaagagaatgacttgttaaaagaagcggagaaagtgaatgacgacctaggatgggactcggatggtgtggttcctatctattgtttgcacaagatggccaaagaagaagagcccgATCCGGTTGTaaatcctcaaaagtcttccacttcaacattgaAAGCTTCGGTGAGGAAAGGCTCTAAGAAATCtccatcacggtctagtaagaaggaaagaactaatttgaagaccaaaggggaagatctcaagagtgattcgggaagtgtgaaatcattactatttgatattaatattgctcctttgaatgaagaaaacaagaggagccgggttgaatcaaagttgaagtatcctccctaacttgtgatgatgaagcgtcaagctaatgacgagaaagaagcgcttcatgggaggcaacccatgagtttacggtcttttcttccctttcactcttatgctactttacttttgttggtttgtaataataatttgatgttgcttggatattggctggatgtgttatttgttaactctgaatttgaatcttctcttgtttgattgtggaatggtttttacttttagagtttgtttcaatactttggcatgttctttctaattacttgagtatcaattacttgattttctccatgtgtgatttgtgaaacttgcagtgcaatagcttgttgcactcatgtgatcaagaggcaaaggacgggaacgcacactttttgaccggctctttgattcgacccaaccgtgaggtattgagccaaacacttctCATcctttctatgtgtgatatccactcgtgtattgtctctcgattttgcttgtcgtctctttatttgattggtacttttgtagcacacacgaggcatgtttcttggtacctttgagcctttctatccacccttacatatatatcctttgcttaaccaatttgagctgaaaaagaatatgttatttttgcaaaaccttaagaaatttttgaagaaaaaaaggaatgactttcttggaggttaggcacctaattagtggttgatgcgca from Trifolium pratense cultivar HEN17-A07 linkage group LG1, ARS_RC_1.1, whole genome shotgun sequence includes these protein-coding regions:
- the LOC123902529 gene encoding CST complex subunit STN1 yields the protein MQQNNNPIPISLHNAHVKLLAFDFLTLTPPSSPDYPFTRKLIPITRAETLGTIVLRDHKPAKFLRFAIDDGTGCIPCILWLNHMTSPHLARRRSPQDLCLLADAAARSAEMVKVGVVARVRGKVTGFKGGVQITVTDVFVERDPNAEILHWIECVNLAKNCYNLVNVPSSSGSVTLK